In the genome of Paenibacillus sp. GP183, the window AAAAAAGGGGAAATAGCGAATGTCCGTTTGATGGATGAAGCCACCGACTTGGGCATGTGCGGATAAGCCGCCCCAGGCGAGCAGCGCACTGATCAAAGCCATTTGTCCAAGAAGCGGTACATCCTGCAGCTGTGCCAACGAATAAGTCCCCAGATGAATTTCGAACAAGCCGCTGAGCACATGTGAAACCAGCTCCGGACCCAGGTTCAAAGCCCCGAGAAATCCTGTCGTCAGCTGCTGAAGTGCAAAAATAAGCTGGTTATTTGTAAATACATTGATCATAACCGAGTAAATCATCATATAGCCGCCAATCATCATCAATGTTTGTACGGAGGTACTTACCGCATCACCCAGCAGCTTACCGAAGGCTCGTCCATCATGGAGATAAGCTTGCTGCATCGTATGCAGGCTTCGCCTCCATAATGAATGCTCGCTTTCCAAGCTTATTCTTGTGGGTTCATGGGAAGTATTATGTTTCCTGCTCATGAGCCATCCAGTGAGAATGGCAGACAGATAATGGACAACAGCTAACAAAAGGCCTAAACGCGCTTGATGTAAAAAGCCTACACCGACGACGCTGATTACAAACAGGGGACTGCATAAATGAGTAATGCTGACAAGCCGCTGGGCTTCTTGACGGGAGAGGAGCTCTTTTTCGCGCAAAGCTGCAGTAATTTTCGCACCTATAGGAAAACCTATGATCAAGCTTGAAGCCAGAGGCCAGCCGCTTGCCCCGGGAAGACGAAACAACAGCCGCATTAATGGCTCCATTATTGTACCTGCAGCTTGTACAGCGCCAAACCCGATCAGCAGCTCGGTAAGTATCAAAAAGGGCAGAAGCGCGGGAAAGACAAGCTCCCACCAAATGGTCAAGCCCTGCAAAGAGGACTGAAAAGCCGAATCGGGAAATAAGATGATGATAATCACAAGACAAATGGCCATGGATGAAAGCGCTAATGTCTTGGATCGGCTGAGAACAGCTGATTTTTCCCGAAGCTTCATATAAAGTCACCTCATTTGATTTTGCATTGTACATGCTAAAAGTGTACGCGGTCTTAGGAAGGATTAGACCTTCGGAAGGAGAACTTAAGTTCATGAGAGACGATGGAAAGAGAGACATCCGCGAATGGTCGAATGCGAATTACCGGCATCCCAGAACTGGTCGCACAAGACGTTTTTTATTATCCGTACTGATTGGCTTGGCCATTTTATATGCCATTTTTTTCATTCAATTGCCTTATTTCATTTTTATGCCAGGTACAGCCGAAGACATCAAGCCTATGGTCTCGGTAAGCAGAGGCGCCGATCCGGAAAAAGGCGCACTCATGCTCACAACGGTGAGGGTCAGCGATACCAATATCACCAATTATCTGCTTGCATTAATAAATCCTTATGAGGAGCTGCAGCCGAAGAGCAGCATTTTCCGCAAAGGAGAAACGGAGTCAGAATACTCCTCACGCCAGCAATATGTCATGATTACCTCACAAAGCAGCGCTATTGAAGCAGCCTACAAAAAAGCAGGAGTTCCTTATCATATTAACCATGAAGGCGTCAGAGTGCTTCAGCTTTTAGCCGGGATGCCGGGAGAGAAAGTACTGAAAGCAGGCGATACCCTGCTGAAAATTGATGTTAAACAGATACTGGCTTCCACCGATTTACTGGATTATATCAAAACGAAAAAAATAGGCGATTCTGTCACCATCACATTCAGCAGGGACAAGACGGAGCAATCTGCGACGCTCCAGCTGGCACAGCTGCCTCAGACGCCAGGGAGCAAGGAAGTGCCTCGCGCAGGACTGGGGATCGTTCCGGCCGATATGCAGTCAGTCAAGCCTGATCAAGCCGATAAGCAGGTTACGATTAAAGCCGGCGAAATTGGCGGACCTTCGGCTGGTTTGATGTTCTCGCTGGAGATCTTTAACCAGCTCGTTCCCGGGGATATTACCAAAGGTCACCGCATTGCGGGAACGGGTACGATAGATGCGAATGGCCTTGTCGGGGTTATCGGAGGCATTCAGCATAAAATTGTAGCCGCGGATAAAGCCGGAGCAGAGATCTTCTTTGCGC includes:
- a CDS encoding nucleoside recognition domain-containing protein is translated as MKLREKSAVLSRSKTLALSSMAICLVIIIILFPDSAFQSSLQGLTIWWELVFPALLPFLILTELLIGFGAVQAAGTIMEPLMRLLFRLPGASGWPLASSLIIGFPIGAKITAALREKELLSRQEAQRLVSITHLCSPLFVISVVGVGFLHQARLGLLLAVVHYLSAILTGWLMSRKHNTSHEPTRISLESEHSLWRRSLHTMQQAYLHDGRAFGKLLGDAVSTSVQTLMMIGGYMMIYSVMINVFTNNQLIFALQQLTTGFLGALNLGPELVSHVLSGLFEIHLGTYSLAQLQDVPLLGQMALISALLAWGGLSAHAQVGGFIHQTDIRYFPFFLARCLQAAIAFLLTFILWNPLQLLINQVEPSFLPIDFMGSSISNAPFNSSSWHAWQYSLPILAVWLLALGIMLLLSTIVWGFRKRA
- a CDS encoding SepM family pheromone-processing serine protease, coding for MRDDGKRDIREWSNANYRHPRTGRTRRFLLSVLIGLAILYAIFFIQLPYFIFMPGTAEDIKPMVSVSRGADPEKGALMLTTVRVSDTNITNYLLALINPYEELQPKSSIFRKGETESEYSSRQQYVMITSQSSAIEAAYKKAGVPYHINHEGVRVLQLLAGMPGEKVLKAGDTLLKIDVKQILASTDLLDYIKTKKIGDSVTITFSRDKTEQSATLQLAQLPQTPGSKEVPRAGLGIVPADMQSVKPDQADKQVTIKAGEIGGPSAGLMFSLEIFNQLVPGDITKGHRIAGTGTIDANGLVGVIGGIQHKIVAADKAGAEIFFAPKDIKPKDGSPILNYTTAVERAKQINSKMKIVEVETMDDALRYLESLPAKSP